The proteins below are encoded in one region of Sminthopsis crassicaudata isolate SCR6 chromosome 1, ASM4859323v1, whole genome shotgun sequence:
- the F2RL3 gene encoding proteinase-activated receptor 4, translating into MQNPYSFSLLLFYCFLAGSLAQDDYDVENNNGNESADAYTNETSSTSILCPRSFPGEKMNFNNTTYLCIGKESREYLFSWVSTTLVPSLYTLVFLVGLPANGLALWVLATKIQRLPSTIFLMNLAVADLLLVLVLPFNISYYFLGHHWVFEEGLCRLVTAFFYGNMYCSMLLLACISLDRYLAIVHPFFSRSVRSPTFAACLCAIVWFGAASLTLPLAIQRQSYPLHGSSGHVLCHDVLPQDEQASHFLNIFVCLVVLGFFLPLLVILFCYGSVIYALVASGERYSYAVKLTVLVLVSAVTLFTPSNILLLIHYSDPRANGFGNLYFWYIPSLAISTLNSCVDPVIYYYVSEEFRDKVKRKLCQQNKSMLTVQKASKEDVPGLGTRSTSLV; encoded by the exons ATGCAGAACCCCTACAGCTTCAGCCTCCTCCTGTTCTACTGCTTCCTGGCGGGCAGCCTGGCGCAGGATGACTATGATGTGGAAAATAACAATGGAA ATGAAAGTGCAGATGCCTACACCAATGAGACCTCCTCAACTTCCATCCTCTGCCCAAGGAGCTTCCCTGGTGAGAAGATGAACTTCAATAATACCACCTACCTGTGTATTGGGAAGGAATCCAGGGAGTACCTGTTCAGCTGGGTCTCCACAACCTTGGTCCCTTCACTTTACACGCTTGTCTTCTTGGTGGGCTTGCCGGCCAATGGCTTAGCCTTGTGGGTGCTGGCTACCAAGATCCAGAGACTGCCTTCCACCATCTTTCTGATGAACCTTGCTGTGGCTGATCTGCTCCTTGTTCTGGTCCTACCCTTCAACATCTCCTACTACTTCCTGGGTCACCATTGGGTCTTCGAGGAGGGGCTCTGTCGCCTAGTGACTGCCTTTTTCTATGGAAACATGTACTGTTCCATGTTGCTCCTGGCCTGCATCAGTCTGGACAGGTACCTGGCCATTGTCCACCCGTTCTTCTCCCGTTCTGTGCGCAGCCCTACTTTTGCTGCCTGCCTCTGTGCCATTGTCTGGTTTGGAGCAGCCTCCCTCACTCTGCCCCTGGCTATCCAGCGCCAGTCCTACCCATTGCATGGCAGCTCTGGGCACGTCCTGTGTCATGACGTGCTCCCCCAGGATGAGCAGGCCAGCCATTTCCTGAATATCTTTGTCTGCCTTGTCGTTTTGGGCTTCTTCCTCCCACTGTTGGTCATTCTCTTCTGTTACGGTTCTGTCATTTACGCGCTGGTAGCCAGTGGGGAAAGGTACAGCTATGCTGTCAAGCTCACTGTGCTGGTTCTGGTCTCAGCCGTCACACTCTTTACCCCCAGCAACATACTGCTGCTCATCCACTATTCTGATCCCAGGGCCAATGGCTTTGGAAACCTCTACTTCTGGTATATTCCCAGCTTGGCCATCAGCACCCTCAACAGCTGTGTGGACCCTGTCATTTATTACTACGTATCTGAAGAGTTCAGGGACAAAGTAAAGAGAAAGCTTTGTCAGCAGAACAAGAGCATGCTCACAGTCCAGAAAGCTTCTAAGGAAGATGTCCCTGGGCTGGGTACCCGTTCCACATCTCTGGTATAG